The following coding sequences are from one Neurospora crassa OR74A linkage group I, whole genome shotgun sequence window:
- the dot gene encoding synaptojanin-1 has translation MTLPFRDINVQAASDSYIFTSPSSPNAPALTIDRPTGDIRLSDASLLAGKRVARVSSIAGILGVVRLRLDKYIIVITKAQPVGRLRGHMVYKVVATEFLPLRERQIHDHDEDKFLNLLKGFIKSGPMYFSYSLDVTNTSQRQAQHDLSTPLWQRADDRFFWNRFLQSDLINFRTKGGRGSPAPQPGIDPYILPVIFGMFEIHPTTFKGTPITIALITRRSRHRAGTRYFSRGIDAEGHASNYNETEQIVVLNDRGSGLGGFTGSGDMQSGKLGGSDGKEMQVLSYVQTRGSVPVYWAEVNNLKYTPTIQLKSTEAAFPAAKAHFDEQIRLYGDNYLVNLVNQKGRETRVKLAYEQMVDRLVSSPKERVQSDALTDEKFHTIETSTKPQTSFDRLHYIYFDFHAETKGLQMHRAQLLIDRMHEALIAQQYFRAVDSPASQVNGGRLEVRNLQTSVVRTNCMDCLDRTNVVQSMLARWTLDRMFIDLGLMARGSQFKDEDPAFEFMFRNMWADNADIVSNSYAGTGAMKTDLTRTGKRTKAGALADANIAVTRYCKNNFFDGPRQDAFDLFLGVYQPGAANIGSQLVFVDRRPVLIQAIPYLAAFSLFFVFVGMWTPRLPDSAVWPMRLFIIFWTAVAAWSLTFIISNGMLYVNWPKLVPRPWAVEGYHETITKVVRKDKILGPLVAKHERGLSTARYINAEEGKKRIE, from the exons atgacGCTCCCCTTCCGGGACATCAACGTCCAGGCCGCCTCGGACTCTTACATCTTCACCTCGCCCTCCAGTCCCAATGCGCCGGCCTTGACAATCGACCGCCCCACTGGCGATATCCGTCTGAGCGAtgcctccctcctcgccgGCAAGCGCGTTGCCCGCGTATCCAGCATCGCCGGTATCCTGGGTGTTGTCAGGTTGCGCCTAG ATAAGtacatcatcgtcatcaccaaaGCGCAACCAGTCGGCCGCCTCAGGGGCCATATGGTGTACAAGGTTGTCGCGACCGAGTTCCTCCCCCTCCGCGAACGACAGATTCACGACCACGATGAGGACAAGTTCTTGAACTTGCTCAAGGGCTTCATCAAGTCCGGGCCCATGTACTTTTCCTACTCGCTCGACGTCACAAACACCAGCCAGAGACAAGCCCAACATGACCTCTCCACGCCTTTGTGGCAGCGCGCCGACGACCGCTTTTTCTGGAACCGATTCCTCCAGTCCGACCTCATCAACTTCCGAACCAAGGGCGGGAGGGGCTCTCCTGCTCCCCAGCCCGGCATCGACCCCTACATTCTTCCCGTCATCTTCGGCATGTTCGAGATCCACCCGACCACCTTTAAGGGTACCCCCATAACGATTGCCTTGATCACCCGCCGATCACGACACCGCGCTGGTACCCGTTACTTCTCTCGAGGCATCGATGCCGAGGGCCATGCCTCCAATTACAATGAGACGGAGCAGATCGTGGTCTTGAACGACCGTGGTAGCGGCTTGGGAGGTTTCACTGGTAGCGGCGACATGCAGAGTGGGAAGCTTGGTGGAAGTGACGGCAAGGAGATGCAGGTCCTGTCCTATGTGCAAACACGTGGAAGTGTCCCTGTCTACTGGGCCGAAGTGAACAACCTCAAGTATACCCCTACGATTCAGCTCAAGAGCACTGAGGCCGCCTTCCCCGCAGCAAAGGCGCATTTCGACGAGCAGATCCGTCTCTATGGCGACAACTATCTGGTGAACCTGGTCAACCAGAAGGGCCGCGAGACCCGCGTCAAGCTAGCTTACGAGCAGATGGTCGACCGCCTCGTATCATCGCCCAAGGAACGTGTCCAGTCCGACGCATTAACCGACGAAAAGTTCCACACCATCGAAACAAGCACTAAGCCCCAGACCTCCTTCGACCGCCTTCACTACATCTACTTCGACTTCCACGCCGAGACCAAGGGACTTCAGATGCACCGTGCCCAGCTCCTCATCGACAGGATGCACGAGGCCCTGATTGCCCAGCAATACTTCCGCGCCGTCGACTCTCCCGCCAGCCAGGTCAACGGTGGCCGTCTTGAAGTTCGCAACCTCCAGACGAGCGTAGTGCGCACCAACTGCATGGACTGCCTTGATCGCACCAACGTTGTGCAGTCCATGCTCGCGCGCTGGACGCTTGACAGGATGTTCATCGACCTTGGCCTCATGGCGCGCGGCTCCCAGTTCAAGGACGAGGACCCGGCCTTCGAGTTCATGTTCCGCAACATGTGGGCCGATAACGCCGACATTGTGTCCAACAGCTACGCCGGCACCGGCGCCATGAAGACGGACCTGACCCGGACGGGCAAGCGTACCAAGGCCGGCGCGCTCGCCGACGCCAACATTGCTGTGACGAGGTACTGCAAGAACAACTTCTTCGACGGTCCAAGGCAGGACGCCTTTGACCTCTTCCTGGGCGTCTACCAGCCCGGCGCAGCGAACATTGGTTCTCAGCTGGTCTTTGTCGACCGCAGGCCGGTGTTGATCCAGGCGATCCCCTACCTGGCCGCCTTTAGTCTGTTCTTTGTCTTTGTGGGCATGTGGACGCCCAGGCTACCCGATAGTGCCGTGTGGCCGATGAGGCTGTTCATCATTTTCTGGACGGCTGTCGCGGCATGGTCGTTGACATTTATCATTTCGAACGGCATGCTCTAT GTTAACTGGCCAAAGCTGGTTCCTCGCCCCTGGGCCGTGGAAGGTTATCACGAGACCATCACCAAGGTTGTGCGCAAGGACAAGATCCTTGGGCCATTGGTCGCTAAGCATGAGCGCGGCCTTAGCACGGCGCGGTACATCAACGCCGAGGAGGGTAAGAAGAGGATTGAGTAA
- a CDS encoding RAB GTPase Ypt5, with protein MATRGPPGARPGMGNRFAQFKLVLLGESAVGKSSIVLRFVKDQFDSYRESTIGAAFLTQTIALDENTTVKFEIWDTAGQERYKSLAPMYYRNANCAVVVYDITQAASLDKAKSWVKELQRQANENIIIALAGNKLDLVQEQPDKRAIQTADAQAYAKEAGLLFFETSAKTAENVQNLFTEIAKKLPLDQVGPRHARPGQRPGVSLAPEGANTQVGGPCAC; from the exons ATGGCCACTCGTGGACCTCCCGGCGCGCGCCCCGGCATGGGAAACCGCTTTGCCCAGTTCAAGCTGGTATTGTTGG GTGAATCGGCGGTTGGAAAGAGCTCGATAGTCTTGCGCTTCGTCAAG GACCAGTTTGACTCGTACAGAGAATCCACGATTGGCGCCGCTTTCCTAACACAGACCATTGCTCTCGACGAAAACACAACGGTCAAGTTCGAGATCTGGGATACCGCCGGCCAGGAGCGCTACAAGTCTCTAGCGCCCATGTACTACAGAAATGCCAACTGTGCAGTAGTCGTTTACGATATCACACAGGCG GCATCTCTGGACAAGGCCAAGTCGTGGGTCAAGGAACTTCAGCGCCAAGCAAACGAGAATATCATTATCGCTCTTGCCGGTAACAAGTTGGATCTCGTGCAGGAGCAACCCGATAAGCGTGCGATTCAGACGGCCGACGCCCAGGCATATGCAAAGGAGGCcggccttctcttcttcgagACTTCTGCCAAGACTGCCGAGAACGTGCAAAACCTGTTCACCGAGATTGCGAAGAAGCTGCCCCTCGACCAAGTTGGACCGAGGCATGCTCGCCCGGGCCAACGACCGGGTGTCAGTCTAGCTCCCGAGGGGGCCAACACCCAGGTCGGAGGGCCTTGTGCTTGCTGA
- a CDS encoding Sin3 complex subunit: MSLPMPFPEAALDARQEELGLARTNSHRNAILPSQPAVFDTNVSSSMAPTAAPVTKDPSPSASSPPERRRVVLPDPVALKYLGEDPAVTVVATNCVLDGYELYLVEQWACSRLSPALAIVTYTGDPKHSIVVGVLEVTKEDKGWSQRLEAYFKAIQQHHARPKETELGELMVTNLSSFPSALTVIPVPDGDLRHNLRVFIVNENLKRLGCSGRSGLTLSDPTPATQAKFTQLYKISEKISFQDAVVELVKLCQVALFIFGLLDQVYIDGLLCDVTEAAINNWWTDIGSEYFNVEPTDGILGPTTVAALLGTLIGARNRLSYCNAPVSKDVFDVDCTKRGIGAFQKSQKLERTRRLDRQTLLKLHQLTAKAAAGEGWGVQKAVKSTVAEIGGKRGELVIGMVGGKDKGNIGDIETLDLDKFINLTTGERPKWLWHGKPRRTVNDYEHMLPPFGGKDVKDDVLSQAGSRRAQSMLIDEEQEVKRATEELMGSYSAPTASAPSTTDIPADKDALRKTVFKSVAGKVSDARSGLGRIRDAVGTGLRSHVNRPSRDDTPNAAAAMSLAPSIASLAQTSAALTSPVAVGRVFTWRSRPEEYLSGIKERDTNESTPALSIASTTAGAPSIIRQSPGSHRREAGITRSEPGVAEKAKSLEAPITNSVPDPNDLLGPIQTLERTTDLPISLLHRRHSIHGFSPRLILNQPSNEAKYPRRLSFSAAEDAVLGWDEVYDISNLISSLEGPATTSAALQQQHLSDGTLFKTQAELARSLYAHLSALQSDLSPWVSSKLFSVEKLDETFTQQQHELQSLYLHVSDAYQRIRHSGEEIVGEERHRLNEAVKDVEVLVAKLEYEIGALVDKVQDVEDGVERFEAQVADVERRAEELKNVLETETWFHWFMRTLTGIGTGPNITQGVTSMKMGEEGDKRE; encoded by the exons ATGTCACTACCGATGCCCTTTCCCGAAGCTGCCCTTGATGCTCGACAAGAAGAACTTGGCTTGGCCAGGACAAACTCTCATCGAAATGCCATCTTACCGTCCCAACCAGCTGTGTTCGACACGAATGTGTCTTCCTCCATGGCCCCGACCGCTGCCCCTGTTACCAAAGATCCGTCGCCGTCTGCGTCTTCGCCCCCGGAACGCCGTCGGGTAGTCCTCCCGGATCCCGTTGCGCTCAA ATATCTTGGAGAGGATCCTGCCGTCACGGTTGTCGCGACGAACTGTGTCCTCGATGGCTACGAGTTATACCTGGTCGAACAATGGGCCTGCTCCCGGCTATCACCCGCTTTGGCTATCGTTACCTATACAGGTGATCCGAAACACTCGATAGTTGTCGGCGTCCTGGAAGTAACAAAGGAAGACAAGGGCTGGTCCCAACGACTGGAAGCCTACTTTAAGGCAATACAGCAGCACCATGCTAGGCCAAAGGAGACAGAGTTGGGTGAGCTCATGGTCACTAATCTCAGCAGTTTCCCGTCCGCCTTAACTGTTATACCCGTTCCCGACGGTGACTTGCGCCACAATCTGCGCGTCTTCATTGTCAACGAGAACCTGAAGCGCCTGGGATGTTCGGGACGCTCAGGTCTCACCTTATCAGACCCCACGCCCGCCACCCAGGCCAAGTTCACTCAGCTGTACAAGATATCCGAGAAAATCTCCTTTCAGGACGCCGTGGTCGAATTGGTCAAGCTATGCCAGGTGGCATTGTTCATCTTTGGCCTGCTCGACCAGGTGTACATTGACGGGCTCCTTTGTGACGTCACGGAAGCAGCCATCAACAATTGGTGGACAGATATCGGATCCGAGTACTTTAACGTTGAACCGACAGATGGAATCTTGGGGCCAACTACGGTTGCGGCTCTGTTGGGAACCCTGATAGGCGCCAGGAACCGACTTAGCTATTGCAATGCTCCAGTTTCCAAGGATGTCTTTGATGTTGACTGCACGAAAAGGGGTATCGGAGCGTTCCAAAAATCGCAGAAACTCGAAAGGACTCGACGCCTCGACCGGCAAACCCTTCTCAAGCTTCACCAGTTAaccgccaaggccgccgcaGGAGAGGGTTGGGGTGTACAAAAGGCCGTCAAGTCCACTGTTGCAGAAATAGGAGGCAAGAGAGGCGAGCTGGTGATAGGTATGGTGGGAGGAAAAGACAAAGGGAACATTGGAGATATCGAAACCCTGGATCTGGACAAGTTTATCAACTTGACAACAGGCGAGCGACCGAAGTGGCTATGGCATGGCAAACCGAGGAGGACGGTCAACGATTACGAACATATGCTACCTCCATTTGGCGGGAAAGATGTTAAAGATGATGTGTTATCACAAGCAGGAAGTCGAAGGGCCCAGTCGATGCTCATAGACGAGGAGCAGGAAGTCAAAAGAGCGACAGAGGAGTTAATGGGTTCATACTCAGCGCCGACAGCCTCAGCACCTAGTACCACGGATATTCCTGCCGATAAAGACGCTTTACGCAAAACGGTCTTCAAGAGTGTGGCTGGAAAGGTGAGCGATGCCCGCTCAGGACTGGGCCGTATCAGAGATGCTGTCGGTACAGGTTTACGAAGCCACGTCAACCGCCCATCTAGAGACGATACTCCCAATGCGGCGGCAGCAATGAGTCTAGCCCCGAGTATAGCAAGCTTGGCGCAGACATCTGCTGCTCTGACAAGTCCAGTGGCGGTTGGACGGGTATTCACATGGCGTTCGAGACCAGAGGAGTACTTGAGCGGAATCAAGGAAAGGGACACCAACGAATCTACACCAGCACTATCAATTGCCAGCACCACAGCCGGAGCTCCTTCGATTATCAGACAGTCACCAGGCTCACATCGCAGAGAAGCTGGTATTACAAGGTCAGAGCCCGGGGTCGCAGAGAAGGCCAAAAGTCTCGAGgctcccatcaccaactcaGTCCCAGATCCCAACGACCTTCTAGGACCCATCCAAACCCTCGAGCGAACCACAGACCTCCCCATATCCTTACTCCATCGCCGCCACAGCATCCACGGCTTTAGCCCCAGGCTCATCCTCAACCAGCCTTCCAACGAAGCCAAATATCCTCGCCGCCTCTCCTTCAGCGCAGCCGAGGACGCTGTGCTAGGGTGGGACGAAGTCTACGACATCAGCAACCTTATCTCATCCCTTGAAGGGCCCGCTACAACATCAGCCGccctccagcagcagcacctctCCGACGGTACCCTCTTCAAAACCCAAGCCGAGCTCGCCCGCTCCCTTTATGCACACCTCTCTGCCCTCCAATCCGACCTCTCGCCCTGGGTCTCCTCCAAGCTGTTCTCAGTCGAAAAGCTAGACGAGACTTTtactcagcagcagcacgaaTTACAGTCGCTCTACCTGCACGTCAGCGACGCGTACCAGCGCATCCGACATTCCGGGGAGGAGATTGTGGGCGAGGAGCGCCATAGGCTGAACGAGGCCGTGAAAGACGTGGAGGTTTTGGTAGCCAAGCTGGAGTACGAGATTGGCGCGCTCGTAGACAAGGTTCAGGATGTGGAGGATGGGGTAGAGAGATTTGAGGCGCAGGTGGCAGACGTGGAGAGACGGGCGGAGGAGTTGAAGAACGTACTGGAGACGGAGACGTGGTTTCATTGGTTCATGAGGACGTTGACGGGCATTGGCACAGGACCGAATATTACGCAGGGAGTCACTTCGATGAagatgggggaggagggtgataAGAGGGAGTGA
- the uvs-6 gene encoding UVS6 encodes MSKLEKMSILGVRSFGPRHPEAIAFNTPLTLIVGYNGSGKTTIIECLKYATTGELPPNSKSGAFIHDPNLVGEKDVQAQIKLSFRSTVGESFVVTRNVQLAVTKTSSKQKTLEGSLLLRANGDRQVLSTRVVDLNKLVPEKLGVSPAVLDAVIFCHQDESLWPMSPGADLKKRFDEIFEAKKYAKVIDNIKLLRKTKGEELRLLRMQEAQDKENKERADKVDRELSKLIRELQEDRDKCNELQKQIEDEDVRIKQKWEQANSFLKIVNELQTKQEKLEYKKDAIAELRERIEESTESDEYLRDVLSQYEQTVKRMNSDRDQKVAQFGTLQTELKTARAKHTAKVEEQGKHQSDKEKYDRQLVSQRQMIQEAAEKHEIRGYDGDLDDQEINAFYERIQKMLQDTKRDLERLQRDNAAELDAKSATITELESHKASRIRDRKISSQRVATLQRDITKLQGELNNLDVDEGAEAVLQTEMEGLESKIKAAKADNRVSELDSQITKLNNEVLTLEAQGAQLSRELVECTNLASERAQLELRKKQLTERKRELDILKNTFNQQLTDVVGRNWTPETIESDFQKALRQLSDRLSELRKTKDSTQQELKQVEYKLTTAREQQIKSVKERDSCKKDVLEALKKVPRQNKPVTESVDDYPDAVKEIEKLLKDTDTDLELNMYLKEYFLKAKVKAEEKHKCYLCEQSLGDEKTMKRLMKRIQDKIDDKDRDELLEDQALYGRHLGTLRSVRTKHETYGRLCKELPSMVEEINSLTLQKERLVRQLEDQDGAFKIAEEKRNAADVLSKSVLKIAQTVKDIADSERHIERAQQNSSNQVRSADEINDDQTTCAEQLRIAQAKLSKSTAERQRLKDLAAQLEVEKLELKHKITEAVQKLEHKKRLQDTIKNHRDEQSELRKNMQDIDKEVEGIDPEIASARAALEESRKQGRAREQRIAEERDGIATTVSELKIINREIQDYLDRGGPANLASNQRTIASLESTIAALEKEMKDVTIQINKLNKEIDNSDAKRRNIADNLTYRKNLRERDALEEEIEELESRNAQEDYDRLVEEAHSFELYRGKLNAERQRLMGSMSTKDEQFRRLEEEYEIELKGARARYKESHIKVETTKAAIEDLAQGNMALDHAIMQYHSLKMEEINRTIADLWQSTYQGTDIDTIQIRSYMESTASGATNTRRVYNYRVSMIKGDTEMDMRGRCSAGQKVLACIIIRLALAESFGANCGMIALDEPTTNLDSDNIRSLAESLHAIIKARRSQNNFQLIVITHDEEFLKHMQCSDFCDSFFRVKRDENQNSVITRESITRISE; translated from the exons ATGTCCAAGCTCGAGAAAATGTCCATCTTGGGCGTGCGCTCCTTTGGGCCACGCCACCCAGAGGCCATCGCTTTCAACACCCCATTGACCCTCATCGTCGGTTACAATGGCTCGGGCAAGACCACCATCATCGAATGTCTCAAATACGCTACTACTGGCGAGCTTCCGCCCAACAGCAAAAGCGGGGCTTTCATCCACGACCCTAAC CTCGTTGGCGAGAAAGATGTACAAGCTCAGATCAAGCTTTCCTTCCGCTCCACTGTTGGTGAATCCTTCGTCGTGACTAGAAACGTGCAGTTGGCCGTCACGAAGACCtcaagtaaacaaaagaCCCTCGAAGGAAGTCTCCTGTTACGAGCCAATGGCGATCGCCAAGTATTGTCTACCAGAGTAGTGGATCTCAACAAGCTCGTTCCCGAGAAACTGGGCGTTTCACCAGCTGTCCTAGATGCGGTTATCTTTTGCCATCAGGATGAGTCCCTCTGGCCCATGAGCCCGGGGGCTGACCTGAAAAAGAGGTTCGATGAAATCTTTGAGGCCAAAAAGTACGCCAAAGTCATCGATAATATCAAGCTTCTCCGAAAGACCAAGGGCGAAGAGCTTCGACTACTCAGGATGCAAGAGGCTCAAGATAAGGAGAACAAGGAGAGGGCGGACAAGGTCGACAGAGAGCTGAGTAAGCTTATTCGCGAGCTACAAGAGGATCGCGACAAGTGCAACGAACTGCAAAAACAAatcgaggatgaggatgttcGAATTAAGCAAAAATGGGAGCAGGCCAACAGTTTCCTCAAGATCGTCAACGAGCTACAGACTAAACAGGAGAAACTCGAATACAAAAAGGATGCCATCGCAGAGTTGCGCGAACGCATCGAGGAGAGCACAGAGTCTGATGAATATCTTCGTGACGTTCTCAGCCAGTACGAACAAACTGTTAAGCGAATGAACAGCGACCGAGATCAGAAGGTGGCCCAATTTGGCACCCTACAGACGGAGCTCAAGACCGCCCGAGCCAAGCATACCGCTAAGGTGGAGGAGCAGGGAAAGCATCAGTCTGACAAGGAAAAGTATGACCGCCAACTCGTTTCGCAACGTCAGATGATCCAAGAAGCAGCTGAAAAACACGAGATTCGTGGCTACGACGGTGACTTGGATGACCAGGAGATCAATGCATTTTACGAACGCATCCAGAAAATGCTTCAAGACACAAAACGAGACCTGGAACGTCTACAACGCGACAATGCCGCCGAACTGGACGCAAAATCCGCCACCATCACGGAGCTAGAGAGCCACAAGGCGTCCCGCATTCGAGACCGGAAGATCTCTTCACAGCGGGTTGCGACACTTCAGAGAGATATTACCAAACTTCAAGGAGAACTGAACAATCTCGATGTTGACGAAGGCGCGGAAGCAGTACTACAGACCGAGATGGAGGGGCTGGAGTCCAAGATCAAGGCAGCGAAAGCTGACAACAGAGTGTCAGAACTTGATTCACAGATCACAAAGCTGAACAACGAGGTCTTGACTCTAGAAGCTCAGGGTGCCCAGCTAAGTCGGGAATTGGTTGAATGCACCAACCTAGCATCCGAACGTGCACAACTCGAACTTCGTAAAAAGCAGCTCACAGAACGGAAGCGAGAACTAGACATTCTGAAGAACACATTCAATCAGCAGCTTACCGATGTTGTCGGCAGAAATTGGACACCGGAAACCATTGAGTCAGATTTTCAAAAAGCCCTTCGACAGCTGAGTGACCGACTATCTGAGCTTAGAAAGACGAAGGATTCGACGCAGCAAGAACTGAAGCAGGTTGAGTACAAGCTTACCACTGCTCGTGAGCAACAAATCAAGTCCGTAAAGGAAAGGGATAGCTGCAAAAAAGACGTTCTCGAAGCCCTGAAGAAGGTGCCGCGTCAAAATAAGCCGGTGACGGAGTCGGTAGATGATTATCCAGATGCTGTCAAAGAGATCGAGAAATTGTTGAAGGATACCGACACGGACCTGGAACTCAATATGTATCTGAAAGAATACTTCTTAAAAGCGAAGGTTAAGGCAGAGGAAAAGCACAAATGCTACCTCTGTGAGCAATCGCTTGGCGACGAGAAAACCATGAAGCGATTGATGAAGAGGATTCAAGATAAGATTGATGACAAAGATAGAGACGAGCTGCTTGAGGATCAAGCCTTGTACGGACGTCACCTTGGAACACTGAGAAGTGTGCGGACGAAGCACGAAACATATGGACGGTTGTGTAAGGAGCTGCCGTCCATGGTCGAAGAAATCAACTCGCTCACGCTTCAGAAGGAAAGACTGGTTCGACAGCTTGAAGACCAGGATGGCGCTTTCAAAATTGCCGAAGAGAAGCGGAATGCGGCGGATGTGCTGAGCAAGAGCGTACTGAAAATTGCGCAGACTGTCAAGGATATTGCGGATTCCGAGAGACACATCGAGAGAGCACAGCAGAATTCGAGCAATCAGGTGCGCAGTGCTGACGAGATTAACGATGACCAAACAACCTGTGCAGAGCAGTTAAGAATTGCCCAAGCCAAGTTGAGCAAGTCAACCGCCGAACGACAACGGTTGAAGGACCTGGCCGCTCAGCTCGAGGTTGAGAAATTGGAGTTGAAGCACAAAATCACGGAGGCCGTCCAGAAATTAGAACACAAGAAGCGTCTCCAGGACACGATTAAGAATCACAGAGACGAGCAGAGCGAACTTCGCAAAAACATGCAAGACATTGACAAAGAGGTCGAGGGCATCGACCCAGAAATCGCCAGCGCAAGAGCCGCGCTCGAGGAATCTCGGAAGCAGGGCCGTGCTAGAGAGCAGAGGATCGCAGAGGAACGTGATGGAATCGCCACTACGGTGAGCGAGCTCAAGATAATCAACCGCGAAATCCAGGATTATCTCGACCGAGGAGGTCCTGCCAACCTTGCTTCCAACCAGCGGACCATTGCCAGCCTGGAGAGCACCATCGCTGCCCTCGAGAAAGAGATGAAAGACGTCACCATTCAGATCAACAAGCTGAACAAGGAGATCGATAATAGCGACGCCAAGAGGCGCAACATCGCCGACAACCTCACATACCGCAAGAACCTGCGCGAGCGCGATGCTCTCGAGGAAGAAATCGAAGAGCTCGAGTCCCGCAACGCACAAGAGGACTACGACCGTCTCGTCGAGGAAGCGCACTCCTTCGAATTATACCGTGGCAAACTCAACGCCGAACGCCAGCGGCTCATGGGCTCCATGTCCACCAAGGACGAGCAGTTCCGCCGGCTCGAAGAGGAGTACGAGATTGAGCTCAAGGGGGCGCGCGCCCGGTACAAAGAGAGCCACATCAAAGTTGAGACGACGAAAGCGGCCATCGAGGACCTCGCACAGGGCAACATGGCGCTCGACCACGCCATCATGCAGTACCACTCGCtcaagatggaggagatcAACCGGACCATCGCCGACCTTTGGCAAAGCACGTACCAAGGAACCGACATCGACACGATCCAGATTCGGTCCTACATGGAATCGACGGCTTCGGGCGCCACCAATACGCGCCGCGTTTACAATTACCGCGTGTCCATGATCAAGGGCGACACGGAAATGGACATGCGTGGGCGGTGCAGTGCGGGTCAAAAGGTGCTGGCCTGCATTATCATTCGCCTTGCCCTGGCCGAGTCGTTTGGCGCTAATTGTGGCATGATTGCGCTCGACGAGCCGACGACGAATCTGGATAGTGACAATATCCGCAGTCTGGCGGAGAGTTTGCACGCGATCATCAAGGCAAGGCGGTCACAGAACAATTTCCAGCTGATCGTGATCACGCATGACGAGGAGTTCTTGAAGCATATGCAGTGCAGCGATTTCTGCGATAGTTTCTTTAGGGTAAAGAGGGATGAGAATCAGAATAGTGTCATTACGAGGGAGAGCATTACGAGGATTTCGGAGTAA